The proteins below are encoded in one region of Methylobacillus flagellatus KT:
- a CDS encoding alkene reductase, whose protein sequence is MPADLFSPTKLGSIALKNRIVMAPLTRNRAGKGNVPQPINAEYYAQRASAGLIITEATPISPTAHGYPATPGIHEPEQVEGWKLVTKAVHDKGGKIVLQLWHVGRISHPSLQPGNALPVAPSAIKPAGQAFTYEGLQDFVTPRALAIEELPGIVADYAQATRNALEAGFDGVEIHAANGYLLDQFLRDSTNRRTDEYGGSIENRTRLLLEVTQAVVDVAGADRVGVRISPLNPFNDISDSNPQALFNHVADSLSPFGLAYLHVVEGGMGGGDIPPFDFSALRRHFKGGYIANLGYDKAKGNAAIASGHADAVAYGSLYIANPDLVERFQQDAPLNTPDQATFYGGDAKGYTDYPTLQG, encoded by the coding sequence ATGCCTGCTGATTTATTCAGCCCAACCAAATTGGGCAGCATCGCACTCAAGAACCGCATCGTGATGGCGCCACTGACCCGCAACCGTGCCGGCAAGGGCAATGTGCCACAGCCTATCAATGCCGAGTATTATGCCCAGCGCGCTTCCGCCGGGCTGATCATCACCGAGGCGACACCGATTTCTCCCACTGCACATGGCTATCCCGCCACGCCAGGCATACACGAGCCCGAGCAAGTGGAGGGCTGGAAGCTGGTGACGAAGGCCGTCCATGACAAGGGGGGCAAGATCGTGCTGCAGCTCTGGCATGTAGGCCGTATCTCGCACCCGTCCCTGCAGCCTGGCAATGCCCTGCCCGTAGCACCTTCGGCCATCAAGCCGGCAGGGCAGGCCTTTACCTACGAGGGCTTGCAGGATTTCGTCACGCCGCGTGCATTGGCGATTGAGGAGCTGCCGGGCATCGTTGCAGATTATGCGCAGGCTACGCGCAACGCACTCGAAGCCGGTTTCGACGGGGTCGAGATTCATGCTGCTAATGGCTACCTGCTAGACCAGTTCCTGCGCGACAGCACCAACCGCCGTACCGATGAGTATGGTGGCAGTATCGAGAACCGCACCCGTCTGTTGTTGGAAGTGACCCAGGCCGTGGTCGATGTGGCTGGTGCGGACCGTGTTGGGGTGCGCATTTCGCCGCTGAATCCATTCAATGACATCAGCGATTCCAATCCGCAGGCCTTGTTCAACCATGTGGCTGACAGCCTCAGTCCGTTTGGACTGGCTTATCTTCATGTCGTCGAGGGCGGAATGGGCGGCGGGGATATACCGCCATTCGATTTCTCCGCTTTGCGTCGACACTTCAAGGGCGGCTATATTGCCAACCTTGGCTACGACAAGGCCAAGGGCAATGCCGCCATTGCCTCGGGCCATGCCGATGCAGTGGCCTACGGCAGCTTGTACATTGCCAATCCTGACCTGGTGGAGCGATTCCAGCAGGATGCGCCATTGAATACGCCTGACCAGGCGACGTTCTATGGCGGGGATGCCAAGGGCTATACCGATTACCCAACTTTACAAGGATAA
- a CDS encoding YceI family protein has translation MKHSIAKLGLVAGLFAASSLAFAAVETYEIDNTHSFANFAIRHVVSKTSGTFSDITGKLAIDKDNLANSSVDARINVLSVNTSNAKRDDHIKKEEYLNAGKFGEMRFVSTKVEPTSATQGNVTGKLTINGVTKEVTFPFAILGFGNDPWGNVRTGIEAKTIIKASDYGYTWGKPGSPVGDDIEVTLLIEGIKK, from the coding sequence ATGAAACACTCCATCGCTAAACTGGGCTTGGTTGCCGGCCTGTTTGCAGCAAGCAGCCTGGCATTTGCTGCCGTCGAGACTTACGAGATCGACAATACGCACAGCTTTGCCAACTTTGCGATCCGCCACGTCGTGTCCAAGACCTCTGGTACTTTCAGTGACATCACGGGCAAACTGGCCATCGACAAGGACAACTTGGCCAATTCCAGCGTGGATGCGAGGATCAACGTGCTGAGCGTCAACACCAGCAACGCAAAGCGCGACGACCACATTAAGAAAGAAGAATATCTCAATGCAGGAAAGTTCGGCGAAATGCGCTTCGTCAGTACTAAGGTTGAGCCGACTTCTGCCACTCAGGGCAATGTCACGGGCAAGCTCACCATCAACGGTGTGACCAAGGAAGTGACCTTCCCATTTGCCATTCTCGGTTTCGGCAACGACCCCTGGGGTAACGTACGCACCGGTATCGAAGCCAAGACCATCATCAAGGCTTCCGATTATGGCTATACCTGGGGCAAGCCTGGTTCCCCGGTGGGCGATGATATCGAAGTCACCTTGCTGATCGAAGGTATCAAGAAGTAA
- a CDS encoding flavodoxin family protein: MTKVVVVYHSGYGHTEVQAKAVARGAEKVDGTEVQLFNSEDAQQNWDALNAADAIIFGSPTYMGSASAQFKAFMDASSGIWYNRGWKDKVAAGFTTSASQSGDKLNTIVQLAIFAAQHGMIWVGNDLLPGNNSSSGSVNDLNRLGGFLGALAQANSDQGPDVAPLQSDLLTAEHLGERVASITKKLRS, from the coding sequence ATGACGAAAGTGGTAGTGGTGTATCACAGCGGCTATGGCCATACTGAAGTCCAGGCAAAAGCAGTCGCGCGCGGGGCTGAGAAAGTCGACGGCACCGAGGTGCAACTGTTCAACTCGGAGGATGCACAGCAAAACTGGGATGCGCTGAACGCCGCTGACGCCATCATCTTCGGCAGCCCGACCTACATGGGCTCGGCTTCTGCCCAATTCAAGGCATTCATGGATGCCAGCTCCGGCATCTGGTATAACAGGGGGTGGAAGGACAAGGTGGCTGCAGGCTTCACGACTTCAGCCAGCCAGAGCGGAGATAAGCTCAACACTATTGTGCAGCTTGCTATTTTTGCCGCCCAGCACGGCATGATCTGGGTGGGAAATGATTTGCTGCCAGGGAACAACAGCAGCTCAGGTTCAGTCAATGACTTGAACCGCCTGGGTGGTTTCTTGGGCGCATTGGCCCAGGCGAACAGTGATCAAGGCCCAGACGTTGCGCCATTGCAGAGTGACTTGCTGACAGCCGAACACCTGGGTGAGCGGGTTGCCAGCATCACCAAGAAGTTACGCAGTTAA
- a CDS encoding pirin family protein gives MISLRKAQERGHANHGWLDSYHSFSFSSYQDPEHMHYSVLRVINEDVIAPGMGFGMHPHRDMEIITYMLKGELRHEDSLGNGSVIRAGDVQRMSAGTGIVHSEFNASDRSQAHLLQIWLLPEEGGISPGYEEKHFAAEEKRDRWCLVASRDGREGSLRIHQDVALYATVLSENQRIEYSMQRGRSVYLHVVRGSLIVDGLLLEAGDAAKVDAQQHIEITAGEAAEVLLFDLPSHHSVNLV, from the coding sequence ATGATCAGTTTGCGTAAAGCCCAGGAGCGCGGCCATGCCAACCATGGTTGGCTCGACAGCTATCATTCATTTTCCTTTTCCAGCTACCAGGATCCCGAGCACATGCATTACTCGGTACTGCGTGTGATCAATGAGGATGTGATCGCGCCCGGCATGGGGTTCGGCATGCACCCGCACCGCGATATGGAAATCATCACCTACATGCTCAAAGGCGAGTTGCGCCATGAGGATAGCCTGGGCAACGGCTCGGTGATTCGCGCGGGCGACGTACAGCGCATGAGCGCTGGTACCGGCATCGTGCACAGCGAATTCAACGCTTCTGACCGTAGCCAGGCACATTTGTTGCAGATATGGCTGTTGCCCGAAGAGGGCGGGATATCGCCTGGGTACGAGGAGAAGCACTTTGCCGCCGAGGAGAAGCGCGACCGCTGGTGCCTGGTTGCGTCACGCGATGGCCGTGAGGGTTCATTGCGCATTCACCAGGATGTTGCCCTGTATGCAACAGTGCTGTCCGAAAACCAGCGAATCGAATACAGCATGCAGCGAGGACGCAGCGTATACCTGCATGTGGTACGCGGAAGCCTCATTGTGGATGGATTATTGCTGGAGGCGGGCGATGCTGCCAAGGTCGATGCCCAGCAGCACATTGAAATCACGGCGGGGGAAGCAGCAGAGGTGCTGTTGTTCGATCTGCCATCTCATCATTCCGTTAATCTTGTGTAA
- the cysZ gene encoding sulfate transporter CysZ produces the protein MTTIIQPNAVSGPQYLWQGLKLVLSPGLRLFVLLPLLANLALFIGMVYYAIRQFDRWLAGLLATFPQWLEFLSYLAWPFFAILLMLIIFFTFSLFANLIAAPFNGLLAEKAEVMIRGQDDFPAFSLQELLAIIPRTLGRELRKLLYFLPRALGLMLLSLIPGLNLLAPPLWLLFGIWMMCVQYLDYPADNHKLDWQDMLAWLRQKRLKSLGFGASVYAALWIPGLNVLMMPAAIAGATLFWVRERNTLPKASA, from the coding sequence ATGACCACCATCATCCAACCCAACGCTGTGTCAGGGCCACAGTATTTATGGCAAGGCCTGAAACTGGTATTGAGCCCAGGACTACGCCTGTTTGTGCTCTTGCCCCTGCTTGCCAACCTCGCGCTGTTTATCGGCATGGTCTATTACGCCATCAGGCAGTTCGACCGCTGGCTGGCAGGATTGCTGGCGACCTTTCCCCAATGGCTGGAATTCCTTTCTTACCTGGCATGGCCTTTCTTCGCCATTCTGCTTATGCTGATCATCTTTTTCACCTTCAGCCTGTTTGCCAACCTGATTGCCGCGCCATTCAATGGTCTGCTGGCGGAAAAAGCGGAAGTCATGATCCGCGGCCAGGACGACTTTCCCGCCTTCAGCCTACAGGAGCTATTGGCCATCATCCCCCGCACTTTAGGCCGCGAGCTGCGCAAGTTGTTGTACTTCCTGCCGCGCGCGCTGGGCCTCATGCTCCTGTCGCTGATCCCCGGACTCAACTTGCTCGCCCCACCCTTGTGGCTGCTGTTTGGCATCTGGATGATGTGCGTGCAATACCTCGACTATCCTGCGGACAACCACAAACTAGACTGGCAGGATATGCTGGCCTGGCTGAGACAGAAGCGCTTGAAAAGCCTGGGATTTGGCGCCAGCGTCTATGCTGCGCTGTGGATTCCCGGACTCAATGTCCTGATGATGCCGGCGGCAATCGCAGGCGCCACGCTGTTCTGGGTGCGTGAGCGTAACACGCTCCCGAAAGCCTCCGCATGA
- a CDS encoding LysR family transcriptional regulator — protein MSIRLSIEALEVLDAIDREGSFSAAAESLHRVPSAITYTIRTLEDDLDIKLFDRSGHKAKLTAAGLELLREGRHLLKAAGELERRVRRVATGIETDIRIAISDLLRLEPLYDILDRFYRQAFGTRVYLQREVYGGSWDALISNRADISIGAPGEGPSGGGYTTRLLGTLEFVFAIAPHHPLADLPEPLSNHDIQQHRSISAADSSRHLPPKTSGILDGQDVLSVPDIPSKALAQIKGLGVGYLPRKLAEYHAARGELLIREVAEPKPEVVAYVAWRSGGKAQQWLLQELQKVGMEAFLPG, from the coding sequence ATGAGCATCAGGCTCTCCATCGAAGCGCTTGAGGTGCTGGATGCGATTGACCGTGAGGGAAGCTTCTCCGCCGCCGCCGAAAGCCTTCACCGCGTTCCTTCGGCCATCACCTATACCATCCGCACGCTGGAAGACGACCTCGACATCAAGCTTTTCGACCGCAGCGGGCACAAGGCAAAGCTCACCGCTGCCGGGCTCGAGCTCTTGCGCGAAGGCCGCCACCTGCTCAAGGCGGCTGGGGAATTGGAACGTAGGGTGCGTCGCGTCGCCACTGGCATAGAAACCGATATCCGCATTGCCATCAGCGACCTCCTCAGGCTGGAACCACTGTATGACATCCTGGATCGCTTTTACCGTCAAGCATTCGGTACTCGCGTATATCTGCAGCGCGAAGTCTACGGCGGCAGCTGGGATGCCTTGATCAGCAACCGGGCGGATATCTCGATAGGCGCGCCAGGCGAAGGTCCATCCGGCGGCGGCTATACCACGCGCCTGCTCGGCACGCTGGAATTCGTATTCGCCATCGCGCCCCACCATCCTTTGGCTGACCTGCCAGAACCACTGTCCAACCACGACATCCAGCAGCACCGTTCCATTTCGGCGGCAGACAGCTCACGCCACCTCCCGCCGAAAACATCCGGTATCCTGGACGGACAGGATGTGCTGTCTGTTCCAGACATTCCGAGCAAGGCACTGGCACAGATCAAGGGGCTCGGGGTGGGTTATTTACCGCGCAAACTCGCTGAATACCATGCTGCACGCGGCGAATTACTGATCCGCGAGGTGGCAGAGCCGAAGCCGGAAGTGGTGGCCTATGTCGCCTGGCGCAGCGGCGGCAAGGCGCAGCAATGGCTGCTGCAGGAATTGCAGAAAGTTGGTATGGAGGCCTTCCTGCCTGGGTGA
- a CDS encoding phosphate-starvation-inducible PsiE family protein: protein MAQNHFPREFNAINRYTIRAMLWLNGFAHITIGLALAVSVAMFTWLFFLDVRIAFAANNLVHGFLNALGTLMLLWSISALISAEIRYLMGAKLEVETFIEVAMVLVLRKLIIMPVQEVTPDPMEVVLWVGAGLMLGLTFVLVRWGQKQQTD, encoded by the coding sequence ATGGCACAAAACCACTTTCCACGCGAGTTCAACGCCATCAATCGCTATACCATTCGCGCCATGCTCTGGCTCAATGGTTTCGCGCATATCACCATCGGATTGGCGCTCGCTGTCTCCGTGGCGATGTTCACCTGGCTGTTTTTCCTCGACGTGCGCATCGCCTTTGCCGCCAATAATCTCGTTCATGGCTTCCTCAACGCGCTGGGTACCCTGATGTTACTGTGGTCGATTTCAGCATTGATTTCCGCCGAGATCCGCTACCTCATGGGCGCCAAGCTGGAAGTGGAAACCTTTATCGAAGTCGCCATGGTGCTGGTGCTGCGCAAACTCATCATCATGCCGGTACAGGAAGTCACGCCTGACCCGATGGAGGTAGTGCTCTGGGTCGGCGCAGGCCTCATGCTCGGGCTGACTTTCGTGCTGGTGCGCTGGGGCCAGAAGCAGCAAACCGATTAA
- a CDS encoding AAA family ATPase translates to MQAQIQAIIQNTSRIILGKDQQIKLALAAILARGHLLIEDLPGMGKTTLSYTLAQVLGLQFNRVQFTSDLLPGDILGVSVYDRNAADFKFHPGPVFTQVLLADEVNRATPKTQSALLEVMEEGQVTLEGETRALPAPFFVIATQNPSQHVGTFILPESQLDRFLMRIKLGYPDPRAERALLRNDGGRHGVHAPEQAIDASGLIALQQAVDRVHLSDALLDYLQALLQYSRNCNQFKAGLSPRAGLALRQCAQAWALIHGRDFAIPDDIQAVLPGVAGHRLQPISGSTVSDTAEHLLNAVAIP, encoded by the coding sequence ATGCAGGCCCAGATCCAGGCCATCATCCAGAACACCAGCCGCATCATTCTAGGCAAGGACCAGCAAATCAAGCTGGCCCTGGCTGCCATCCTCGCTCGCGGGCACCTGCTGATCGAGGACCTGCCCGGCATGGGCAAAACCACCTTGTCCTACACGCTGGCCCAGGTGCTGGGCTTGCAGTTCAATCGCGTGCAATTCACCAGCGATCTGCTGCCAGGCGATATCCTCGGCGTATCGGTCTATGACCGCAATGCGGCTGATTTCAAATTCCATCCCGGCCCGGTGTTTACCCAAGTGCTGCTGGCGGATGAAGTCAACCGCGCCACGCCCAAAACCCAGAGCGCGCTACTGGAGGTCATGGAAGAAGGCCAGGTGACGCTCGAAGGCGAAACGCGCGCGCTACCAGCGCCGTTTTTCGTGATCGCTACCCAGAACCCGTCCCAACACGTCGGCACATTTATCCTGCCAGAATCGCAATTGGATCGTTTCCTCATGCGCATCAAACTGGGCTATCCCGACCCTCGCGCAGAACGCGCCCTGCTCCGGAACGATGGTGGGCGCCACGGCGTTCATGCGCCGGAGCAGGCGATTGACGCAAGCGGGCTGATCGCCCTGCAACAGGCAGTCGACCGCGTCCATCTTTCCGATGCGCTGTTGGACTACCTGCAGGCCCTGTTGCAATATAGCCGCAACTGCAACCAGTTCAAGGCTGGTCTGTCGCCTCGCGCCGGGCTGGCGTTGCGGCAGTGCGCGCAAGCCTGGGCATTGATTCACGGGCGCGACTTTGCCATCCCCGACGACATCCAGGCAGTGCTACCTGGTGTGGCAGGCCACCGCCTCCAACCCATCTCCGGCAGTACCGTCAGCGACACCGCTGAGCACCTGCTGAATGCCGTTGCCATCCCTTGA
- a CDS encoding DUF58 domain-containing protein has product MPLPSLDTQSARLWRRHSATLPAKLTLQRIYIMPSRAGWGLAILLLAMLTGAINYTLNLGFILTFLLAGMALVSLLHTWRNLAWLQVEAAPPSPVFAGQDAMLHVSLSEDRGCERFAIAASLGSQAALFVDVPANGTATLVIGSPTLKRGWHDMGILTLSTGFLGGLFRAWSRLETGTRCLVYPRPAATSLPLPQANGPTHSGSLSPQAGDEDFAGLRLYQRGDSPRRIDWKASSREQGMYSRDFHAESQQQVWLDLGQTPGSDLEQRLSQLTSWVMQAHETNQRYGLRLPGRDLAPAHSQAHYEACLRALALLEVE; this is encoded by the coding sequence ATGCCGTTGCCATCCCTTGACACCCAGTCAGCGAGGTTGTGGAGGCGCCACAGTGCGACACTCCCCGCCAAGCTGACGCTCCAGCGCATCTATATCATGCCCAGCCGCGCAGGCTGGGGCCTTGCCATCCTATTGCTTGCCATGCTTACAGGTGCCATCAATTACACCCTGAATCTGGGGTTCATTCTCACCTTCCTGCTCGCGGGCATGGCACTGGTCTCCCTGCTGCACACCTGGCGCAACCTAGCATGGCTGCAAGTCGAAGCAGCCCCGCCATCCCCCGTCTTTGCTGGCCAGGATGCCATGCTCCATGTTTCCCTGTCGGAAGACCGCGGATGCGAACGCTTTGCCATTGCCGCCAGCCTGGGCAGCCAAGCCGCGTTATTCGTCGATGTGCCAGCCAACGGCACTGCCACGCTAGTGATCGGCAGTCCAACACTCAAGCGCGGCTGGCACGACATGGGGATTCTCACCCTCTCGACCGGGTTCCTGGGCGGCCTATTCCGCGCCTGGAGCCGGCTTGAAACCGGAACCCGCTGTCTAGTGTACCCACGCCCTGCTGCCACGTCCCTGCCCCTGCCGCAAGCGAATGGGCCGACCCATAGCGGCAGCCTCTCCCCGCAAGCAGGGGATGAGGATTTCGCGGGCTTGCGGCTTTACCAGCGCGGGGACTCTCCTCGCCGGATAGACTGGAAGGCATCCTCACGCGAGCAAGGCATGTACAGCCGCGACTTTCATGCCGAATCGCAGCAGCAGGTCTGGCTGGACCTAGGGCAGACGCCTGGCAGCGACCTCGAGCAACGCTTGAGCCAGCTGACCAGCTGGGTCATGCAGGCGCACGAAACCAATCAGCGTTACGGCTTGCGCCTGCCGGGTAGGGATCTCGCACCGGCACACAGTCAAGCCCACTATGAAGCCTGCCTGCGCGCCCTGGCCCTGCTGGAGGTGGAGTGA
- a CDS encoding transglutaminase TgpA family protein, producing MSIASQPGKADLHWLLGAMLLAMALHFSHFPLWASALILLFMVWRLLLQLKQWTMPKLWLLLPITLLGVAGIYLQYRTLFGRDASVTLLALMLSLKLMESGTRRDYIILIFAGYFLTITAFLFDQSLWVGAYLLLPVFGLTACLIGISYPHGILPHRVRTRLSMMLLLQAVPLMLVLFMLFPRIPGPLWGVPQDAYRAMSGLNDHMQPGDISELSLSGSVAFRAQFQGKIPAQQHLYWRGPVLWQFDGRNWHMGGHERYQETLEGLAEPVDYAVTLEPHNRRWLLMLDVPHAQPAGTSFTSDRQALAQMPVRTRMRYTGSSHVQYHLAADISDKTLAQALQLPSGGNPRSRALAQAWHRELQAPERIIDAALSMFRSQAFFYTLTPPRLGDQAIDDFLFNSRRGFCEHYASSFAYLMRAAGIPARIVTGYQGGETNPVGQYLIVRQSDAHAWVEVWLEGRGWVRVDPTAAVAPSRVESGISTALSDNSPLPILARQDRTWLRDLYLNWDAINNGWNQWVLGYDQQRQLALLSRMTGTSANWQQLMLWLTGSLLLMSVLLCAWLLRRRHIPTDPIKALYLRYLAKLSRRGIHHSPGEGPLSVQRRASTALPQHATDIARITRLYLALRYGPLEELPNEHKTMAELRLLIEGLDG from the coding sequence GTGAGCATCGCCAGCCAGCCTGGCAAGGCCGACCTCCATTGGCTGCTGGGAGCCATGTTGCTCGCCATGGCGCTACATTTCAGCCACTTCCCGCTATGGGCCAGTGCATTGATCCTGCTATTCATGGTCTGGCGCCTGTTACTGCAGCTGAAGCAGTGGACCATGCCCAAGTTATGGTTGCTGTTGCCCATCACCCTGCTGGGCGTCGCCGGGATATACCTGCAATACCGTACCCTGTTTGGTCGCGATGCCAGCGTGACGCTGCTTGCGCTGATGCTGTCGCTCAAACTCATGGAGTCCGGCACCCGACGCGACTATATCATCCTGATCTTTGCTGGGTATTTTCTCACGATCACTGCCTTTCTGTTCGACCAGTCGCTATGGGTCGGCGCTTACCTGCTGCTCCCGGTATTCGGCCTGACAGCATGTCTAATCGGCATCAGTTATCCGCACGGCATCCTGCCCCACCGCGTGCGCACTCGCTTGAGTATGATGCTGCTCTTGCAGGCAGTACCGCTGATGCTGGTGCTTTTTATGCTGTTCCCGCGCATTCCCGGCCCGCTCTGGGGCGTGCCGCAGGATGCCTACCGTGCCATGAGCGGTCTGAATGACCATATGCAACCTGGCGACATCAGTGAGCTCAGCCTGTCCGGTTCAGTGGCCTTCCGAGCGCAGTTCCAGGGCAAAATCCCAGCGCAGCAGCACCTTTATTGGCGCGGACCAGTACTCTGGCAATTCGATGGTCGCAACTGGCATATGGGAGGGCATGAACGCTACCAGGAAACGCTGGAGGGATTGGCGGAACCAGTCGACTATGCCGTCACGCTGGAACCGCATAACCGCCGCTGGCTGCTGATGCTGGATGTGCCGCACGCCCAACCGGCGGGCACCTCTTTTACCAGCGACCGGCAGGCGCTTGCGCAGATGCCCGTTCGGACAAGAATGCGCTATACCGGTAGCTCCCACGTACAATACCACCTAGCCGCCGACATCTCCGACAAGACACTTGCCCAGGCCTTGCAGCTGCCATCGGGCGGCAATCCGCGCAGCCGTGCACTGGCGCAAGCCTGGCACCGGGAGCTGCAAGCGCCGGAGCGCATTATCGATGCCGCGTTGTCGATGTTCCGCAGCCAGGCATTTTTCTACACCCTGACGCCCCCGCGCCTGGGCGACCAAGCTATTGATGACTTTCTCTTCAACAGCAGGCGCGGCTTCTGCGAGCACTATGCCAGCAGCTTTGCCTACCTCATGCGGGCTGCCGGCATTCCTGCACGCATCGTCACAGGCTATCAGGGCGGCGAGACCAATCCCGTGGGCCAATACCTGATCGTACGCCAATCCGATGCCCATGCTTGGGTGGAAGTCTGGCTCGAAGGCCGGGGCTGGGTCAGGGTGGACCCCACGGCGGCAGTCGCCCCATCCCGGGTGGAGAGCGGGATCAGCACAGCATTGTCGGACAATAGCCCATTGCCTATCCTGGCGCGGCAGGATCGCACCTGGCTGCGCGATCTATACCTGAACTGGGATGCCATTAACAACGGTTGGAACCAGTGGGTGCTGGGCTATGACCAGCAACGCCAGCTTGCGCTGCTGTCACGCATGACGGGTACATCCGCCAACTGGCAGCAGCTCATGCTATGGCTCACTGGCAGTCTGCTGTTGATGTCGGTACTGCTGTGCGCCTGGTTACTCCGCCGCAGGCATATACCAACCGACCCCATAAAAGCGCTTTACCTGCGCTACCTGGCGAAACTGTCGCGCAGGGGGATTCACCATAGTCCCGGAGAAGGGCCGCTCAGCGTCCAGCGACGTGCCAGCACAGCGTTACCTCAGCATGCGACAGACATTGCCCGTATCACCCGGCTTTATCTCGCGCTTCGTTACGGACCACTTGAAGAACTGCCTAATGAGCACAAAACCATGGCAGAATTACGGTTACTAATAGAAGGACTAGATGGCTAA
- the tadA gene encoding tRNA adenosine(34) deaminase TadA: protein MPASQEENTAADEDFMRIALQLAQEAALAGEVPVGAVVVKDGVVIGRGSNAPIAYHDPSAHAEIRAMRDAAARLGNYRLTGCALYVTLEPCAMCAGAIQHARIARLVFGAHDYKTGACGSVIDLMAEERLNHHTLVKSGVLVQECSATLTQFFAERRRQQKVEKSGSN from the coding sequence ATGCCAGCATCTCAAGAAGAAAACACCGCCGCTGACGAAGATTTCATGCGCATTGCCCTGCAGCTGGCACAGGAGGCCGCTCTTGCGGGCGAAGTACCCGTGGGTGCTGTCGTGGTGAAAGACGGGGTGGTGATTGGCCGCGGCAGCAATGCGCCGATCGCATACCACGACCCCAGCGCACATGCCGAAATACGTGCCATGCGCGATGCCGCGGCCAGGCTGGGCAACTACCGTCTGACCGGCTGCGCGTTGTATGTCACGCTGGAACCCTGCGCCATGTGTGCAGGCGCCATCCAGCATGCCCGCATTGCACGCCTGGTATTTGGCGCCCATGATTACAAGACCGGCGCTTGTGGAAGCGTCATCGACCTCATGGCCGAAGAGAGACTCAACCACCATACCCTGGTAAAAAGCGGCGTATTGGTGCAGGAATGCAGCGCCACCCTTACGCAATTCTTTGCCGAACGGCGGCGGCAGCAAAAGGTAGAAAAGTCTGGCAGCAATTAA
- a CDS encoding rhomboid family intramembrane serine protease, with the protein MTDLTDSWPSLGAAIKQRTPGIPVTKCLIAANLLVFVLMLFNGAGFWHSPNNVQLQLAWGANFGPATQDGEWWRLFTALFLHFGAVHLALNMIAFWDGGQLVERMYGHWRYLVIYLVSGLVGNLLSLVWQGNQAVSGGASGAIFGIYGALIVFLWQERALLDRREFRWLFGGACVFATATIALGFMIPAIDNAAHIGGFVAGMLAGLLLMRGLRPQEVVPRLPRLIGGSLLVAAIAIMLYKLPAPKYSWGDELLLQKEINAFIQEDQAINRSWLHIMHESKQGNVTYFELGEQIENDITDRYQERYEALSQLPYDPNLPSAAKLENILQYTKQKRDASRALAEELKQGRKPSKPAP; encoded by the coding sequence ATGACTGACCTAACCGATAGCTGGCCTTCCCTAGGTGCTGCAATCAAGCAGCGCACGCCAGGCATCCCGGTGACCAAGTGCCTCATCGCGGCCAACTTGCTGGTATTTGTGCTGATGCTGTTCAATGGTGCTGGTTTCTGGCACTCCCCCAACAATGTGCAGCTGCAGCTTGCATGGGGTGCCAACTTCGGTCCTGCGACGCAGGATGGGGAATGGTGGCGTTTGTTCACCGCCTTGTTCTTGCATTTCGGCGCTGTGCACCTGGCATTGAACATGATTGCATTCTGGGATGGCGGGCAGCTCGTGGAGCGCATGTATGGCCATTGGCGCTACCTGGTCATCTATCTGGTCAGCGGCTTGGTCGGTAACCTGCTTTCGCTGGTGTGGCAGGGCAACCAGGCGGTATCTGGTGGGGCATCTGGCGCGATTTTCGGCATTTATGGCGCCTTGATCGTATTTCTCTGGCAAGAACGGGCGTTGCTAGACCGACGCGAGTTCCGTTGGCTGTTCGGGGGCGCCTGCGTATTCGCAACCGCCACCATTGCGCTGGGCTTCATGATTCCCGCGATTGACAATGCCGCACATATTGGCGGCTTTGTCGCGGGCATGCTGGCTGGATTGCTGCTGATGCGCGGCTTGAGGCCGCAAGAGGTAGTGCCACGTTTGCCCCGGCTGATCGGCGGCAGCCTGCTGGTAGCTGCTATTGCCATCATGCTATACAAGCTTCCAGCGCCTAAATACAGCTGGGGCGATGAGCTGCTGCTGCAAAAGGAAATCAATGCTTTCATTCAGGAAGATCAGGCGATCAACCGTTCTTGGCTGCATATCATGCATGAGAGCAAGCAGGGCAATGTGACATATTTTGAGCTGGGCGAGCAGATCGAGAACGATATCACCGACCGCTATCAGGAACGCTATGAGGCCTTGTCGCAACTGCCCTATGATCCTAATCTACCGTCTGCCGCCAAGCTAGAGAACATACTGCAATACACCAAGCAGAAGCGCGATGCTTCGCGGGCTTTGGCCGAGGAGCTCAAGCAGGGCAGAAAGCCGTCTAAACCTGCGCCCTGA